Proteins co-encoded in one Kutzneria chonburiensis genomic window:
- a CDS encoding YCF48-related protein encodes MMCSIAPRSVNLQGVALVNDRCGWAVGDGGMILMTTDAGGTWLPQGETEKDLRAVSFVDTERGWVAGRDGTILRTEDGGSTWEICASGTDRNLYGIAVAPEGRTGWAVGDSGTILVTTDGGRTWGRQDGIDDTHLSRCYALDDDTAWVVGMRGRILATTDGGETWRIQPTGVENDVRGIYAISKDEVWASGRKGTLLHTEDGGATWTKVDADTELDIYGLWVSPDGGKIRASGDDGYIFASDDGGRTWAPQNSGTGKDVVSLSFDRNAENGWAAGDDGLILGTPDGGETWRPQLDGTYMDLVGIHGTGENRWVVGQSGTVVLSTDGGTTWRGGHIGVDELLWAVHQDNAVGANGTIVVTEDGGQTWRREDSGTTEHLYSIHSGRAVGANGTILVKDGGTWTRQDSGTDRHLWAVTFVHKKGWAVGADGTILVTEDGNTWHSQESPVDVNLTNVCALDDNTAYIVGRNGTILATQDGGTTWQQQKSGTENALWGIAFDGRNGWAVGDGGTILATRDGELWQPQDSTVSGALKDVWAGAGKATAVGDGGQIIATTDGENWAARVESTGKNLYGVLIDPATNNGWVVGDGGTVLASRRGGRWHHQRSNTTRNQYRIAMPNGRKGWTIGRGGTIMTTEDAGRTWQPQQSGSTRDLLSVHARPDARRAWAVGDCGTIVHTGDGGNTWVHQPTTGMADIPLWEIGFADDTTGWTTGERGKILATTDGGRTWTHQHSGTVDDLLGVHVMDSNKVWAVGDGGTIVSTTDGGRTWRGHESGTTQNFVTVHFSADGRTGCAVGRSDVVAITRDGGDTWQVGVTGSGMSLWDVAVLSPDRLWIVGDEGTVLSTDDGGASWNQHFYSPEKDLKGTV; translated from the coding sequence ATGATGTGCAGCATTGCCCCGCGCAGCGTGAACCTGCAAGGCGTGGCGCTGGTGAACGACCGGTGCGGCTGGGCGGTGGGCGACGGCGGCATGATCCTCATGACGACCGATGCGGGAGGGACGTGGCTGCCGCAGGGAGAGACCGAGAAGGACCTGCGCGCGGTGAGCTTCGTGGACACGGAGCGGGGCTGGGTGGCGGGTCGGGACGGGACGATCCTGCGGACCGAGGACGGTGGCAGCACCTGGGAAATCTGCGCATCGGGGACGGATCGGAACCTGTACGGCATCGCGGTCGCACCGGAGGGCCGGACGGGCTGGGCGGTGGGCGACAGCGGCACGATCCTGGTCACGACGGACGGCGGCCGGACCTGGGGCCGGCAGGACGGGATCGACGACACGCACCTGTCCCGATGCTACGCGCTGGACGACGACACGGCCTGGGTGGTGGGCATGCGGGGCCGGATCCTCGCGACCACGGACGGCGGCGAGACCTGGCGGATCCAGCCGACGGGCGTGGAGAACGACGTCAGGGGCATCTACGCGATCTCCAAGGACGAGGTCTGGGCCAGCGGCCGCAAAGGCACGCTGCTGCACACCGAGGACGGCGGGGCGACCTGGACGAAGGTCGACGCCGACACGGAACTGGACATCTACGGCCTGTGGGTGTCGCCGGACGGCGGCAAGATCAGGGCCTCCGGTGACGACGGCTACATCTTCGCCTCGGACGACGGCGGCAGGACCTGGGCCCCGCAGAACAGCGGCACGGGCAAGGATGTCGTGTCGCTGTCCTTCGACCGCAACGCCGAGAACGGCTGGGCGGCCGGCGATGACGGCCTGATCCTGGGCACGCCGGACGGCGGCGAGACGTGGCGGCCGCAGCTGGACGGCACGTACATGGATCTTGTCGGCATCCACGGCACGGGCGAGAACCGCTGGGTGGTCGGACAAAGCGGCACGGTCGTACTCAGCACGGACGGCGGCACGACCTGGCGTGGCGGGCACATCGGCGTCGACGAGCTGCTGTGGGCCGTGCACCAGGACAACGCGGTCGGTGCGAACGGCACGATCGTCGTCACCGAAGACGGCGGCCAGACCTGGCGGCGCGAAGACAGCGGCACCACCGAACACCTCTACAGCATCCACTCGGGACGGGCCGTAGGTGCCAACGGCACGATCCTGGTCAAGGACGGCGGCACGTGGACGCGGCAGGACAGCGGCACCGACCGTCACCTGTGGGCGGTCACGTTCGTCCACAAGAAGGGCTGGGCGGTCGGGGCCGACGGCACGATTCTCGTCACCGAGGACGGAAACACCTGGCACAGCCAGGAATCACCGGTCGATGTAAACCTGACCAACGTATGCGCCCTGGACGACAATACGGCCTACATCGTCGGCCGAAACGGCACGATCCTGGCCACGCAAGACGGCGGAACCACCTGGCAGCAACAGAAGAGCGGCACTGAAAACGCCCTTTGGGGAATTGCATTCGACGGCCGGAACGGCTGGGCGGTCGGCGACGGCGGCACGATCCTGGCCACCCGGGACGGCGAGCTCTGGCAGCCCCAGGACAGCACGGTTTCCGGTGCCCTCAAAGACGTCTGGGCCGGTGCCGGCAAGGCCACGGCGGTCGGTGACGGCGGCCAGATCATCGCTACGACCGACGGCGAGAACTGGGCCGCACGGGTGGAAAGCACCGGCAAGAACCTCTACGGCGTGCTGATCGACCCGGCCACGAACAACGGCTGGGTGGTCGGCGACGGCGGCACGGTCCTGGCCTCGCGCCGCGGCGGCCGCTGGCATCACCAGCGCAGCAACACCACCCGCAACCAGTACCGCATCGCGATGCCCAACGGCCGCAAGGGATGGACCATCGGCCGCGGCGGCACGATCATGACCACCGAGGACGCCGGCCGGACCTGGCAGCCGCAGCAGAGCGGCTCCACCAGGGATCTGCTGTCGGTGCACGCCCGTCCCGACGCGCGCCGAGCGTGGGCGGTCGGCGACTGCGGCACGATCGTGCACACCGGCGACGGCGGCAACACCTGGGTCCATCAACCGACCACCGGCATGGCCGACATCCCGTTGTGGGAGATCGGTTTCGCCGATGACACGACCGGGTGGACGACCGGTGAGCGGGGCAAGATCCTGGCCACCACGGACGGCGGCCGGACCTGGACCCACCAGCACAGCGGCACCGTGGACGACCTGCTCGGCGTGCATGTCATGGACAGCAACAAGGTCTGGGCCGTGGGCGACGGCGGCACGATCGTCAGCACCACCGACGGCGGCCGGACCTGGCGCGGCCACGAGAGCGGCACCACGCAGAACTTCGTCACCGTGCACTTCTCGGCCGACGGCCGCACCGGCTGCGCGGTCGGCCGCAGCGACGTCGTGGCCATCACCCGCGACGGTGGCGACACCTGGCAGGTCGGCGTGACAGGATCGGGCATGTCGTTGTGGGATGTCGCCGTGCTGTCGCCGGACCGGTTGTGGATCGTCGGCGACGAGGGCACCGTGCTGTCCACCGACGACGGCGGCGCCAGTTGGAACCAGCATTTCTACAGCCCGGAGAAGGACCTGAAAGGAACGGTATGA
- a CDS encoding flavin reductase family protein has protein sequence MTVDGHTLRRVLRSHASGVAVLTAPGPVGVTVTSFTSLSADPPLVSFALAETSSTWGRVADAEWFGIQVLAADQVEVAERFAAKGVDRFGPPTRWRPGPHGVPLLDGCLAWLVCSRHGVFRLGDHHLVVGAVEHAESGEPGDGLVHVHGTVRPSHARI, from the coding sequence ATGACCGTCGACGGCCACACCCTGCGCCGCGTCCTGCGCTCGCACGCCTCCGGGGTCGCGGTGCTGACCGCGCCCGGGCCGGTCGGGGTCACCGTCACGTCGTTCACCTCGCTCAGCGCCGACCCGCCGCTGGTGTCGTTCGCGCTGGCCGAGACCTCGTCCACCTGGGGCCGGGTGGCCGACGCCGAGTGGTTCGGCATCCAGGTGCTGGCCGCGGACCAGGTCGAGGTGGCCGAGCGGTTCGCCGCCAAGGGCGTCGACCGGTTCGGGCCGCCGACCCGCTGGCGGCCCGGCCCGCACGGCGTTCCGCTGCTGGACGGCTGCCTGGCCTGGCTCGTCTGCTCCCGGCACGGCGTGTTCCGGCTCGGCGACCACCACCTGGTGGTCGGCGCGGTCGAGCACGCGGAGTCCGGCGAGCCCGGCGACGGCCTGGTCCACGTGCACGGCACCGTGCGCCCCTCCCACGCAAGGATCTGA
- a CDS encoding MFS transporter: protein MLSRFLLPPGPVRLFSILSGIMTLGQGLWMALNAIYAVTVVHLSPAQLGISATVAAGIVLLFSIPLGHLADRLGPRGVQMWSFLLLAPLTAGLLFVTGFWSYLVVVSVQGIAYRAGRSARKAMIAGLVPSGERVKVLAYIRSACNVGVSIGAMIAGLVLASQSLPAYHGAVLLTAACFLVTGLLTAKEPKVPPVPPKPGPTFGVLRDLPFLSFTVFDGLLSTHSVLLDVVLPLWVLNHTNAPKWMSAVILLTNTILVVLVQTRAARGTDTPARSARASLQGAGCVAAACVIFAFSSGADVWLACLLLVAGGVAHALGEVRQAAGSWGIAFELAPDHAMGQYQGTHAMGQDIGQMIAPAIFTSLTLVLGVPGWFVLAAAFVALGAAMPPIVALATRKRGSEAVAAPA, encoded by the coding sequence GTGTTGAGCCGTTTTCTGCTGCCGCCGGGCCCGGTCCGGCTGTTCAGCATCCTCAGTGGGATCATGACGCTGGGGCAGGGGCTGTGGATGGCGCTCAACGCGATCTACGCGGTGACCGTCGTGCACCTCAGCCCGGCCCAGCTCGGCATCAGCGCCACCGTGGCCGCCGGGATCGTGCTGCTGTTCAGCATTCCGTTGGGGCACCTGGCCGACCGGCTGGGTCCACGGGGCGTGCAGATGTGGTCTTTCCTCCTGTTGGCCCCGCTGACCGCCGGCTTGTTGTTCGTCACCGGGTTCTGGAGCTACCTGGTGGTGGTGTCCGTGCAGGGCATCGCGTACCGGGCCGGTCGCAGCGCGCGGAAGGCCATGATCGCCGGTCTCGTCCCGTCCGGCGAACGCGTGAAGGTGTTGGCCTACATCCGTTCGGCGTGCAATGTCGGCGTGTCGATCGGCGCCATGATCGCCGGCCTTGTCCTGGCCTCGCAGTCTTTGCCGGCCTATCACGGAGCTGTCCTGCTGACCGCCGCGTGCTTCCTGGTCACGGGCTTGTTGACGGCCAAGGAGCCCAAGGTGCCGCCGGTGCCGCCCAAGCCTGGGCCGACCTTCGGCGTGCTGCGCGATCTGCCGTTCCTGAGCTTCACCGTCTTCGACGGCTTGCTGTCCACGCACTCCGTGCTGCTGGACGTGGTGCTGCCGCTGTGGGTGTTGAACCACACCAACGCCCCCAAGTGGATGAGCGCCGTGATCCTCTTGACCAACACGATTCTCGTTGTGCTGGTGCAGACTCGCGCCGCCCGCGGCACCGACACCCCGGCCAGGTCCGCCCGCGCCAGCCTCCAGGGCGCCGGTTGCGTCGCCGCCGCCTGCGTCATCTTCGCCTTCAGCAGCGGCGCCGACGTCTGGCTGGCCTGTCTGCTGCTCGTCGCCGGCGGTGTCGCCCATGCCTTGGGCGAGGTCCGGCAGGCCGCCGGCAGTTGGGGCATCGCCTTCGAGCTGGCCCCCGATCACGCCATGGGGCAGTACCAGGGCACCCATGCCATGGGCCAGGACATCGGCCAGATGATCGCCCCGGCCATCTTCACCTCGTTGACCCTGGTCTTGGGCGTGCCCGGATGGTTCGTGTTGGCCGCGGCTTTCGTCGCGCTGGGTGCGGCCATGCCCCCGATCGTCGCGCTGGCCACCCGCAAACGCGGTTCGGAGGCAGTCGCGGCTCCGGCTTAG
- a CDS encoding SDR family NAD(P)-dependent oxidoreductase: protein MSTVALVTGAGSGMGRATAILLAQRGAAVAVVGRRAGKLDEVVAEIEKSGGRALAVPADVGRPEEMERAVAQTVDRFGGLDWAVNNAGVAGKQVPTGELPVDEWRRVLDINLDGLFYGMRYQIPAMLARGGGSIVNISSVFADLGGPAVQYSTAKHGIRGLTRSAAKEYAAQGIRVNELQPGIIESEMTAADPEGAQRVADRGVPIGRIGTGTEIAAAVAFLLSDEASYITGAHLAVDGGFLA, encoded by the coding sequence ATGAGCACAGTGGCCTTGGTGACCGGTGCGGGCAGCGGCATGGGCCGCGCGACCGCGATTCTGTTGGCCCAGCGCGGGGCCGCGGTCGCCGTTGTCGGACGGCGAGCAGGCAAACTCGACGAAGTCGTTGCGGAGATTGAGAAGTCGGGCGGCCGCGCGCTGGCCGTGCCGGCCGATGTCGGACGGCCCGAGGAGATGGAACGGGCCGTCGCGCAGACCGTCGATCGCTTCGGCGGGTTGGACTGGGCGGTCAACAATGCCGGCGTGGCCGGGAAACAGGTCCCGACCGGCGAGCTGCCCGTCGACGAGTGGCGGCGGGTACTCGACATCAACCTCGACGGCCTGTTCTACGGGATGCGGTACCAGATTCCGGCAATGCTGGCCCGCGGCGGCGGGTCGATCGTCAACATCTCCAGCGTGTTCGCCGACCTCGGCGGCCCGGCCGTCCAGTATTCGACGGCCAAGCACGGGATTCGCGGCCTGACCCGGTCCGCCGCGAAGGAGTACGCGGCGCAGGGCATCCGGGTCAACGAATTGCAGCCCGGGATCATCGAGTCGGAGATGACCGCCGCCGACCCCGAGGGCGCGCAGCGAGTGGCCGACCGTGGCGTCCCCATCGGGCGAATCGGGACCGGCACGGAGATCGCCGCAGCAGTGGCATTCCTTTTGTCGGACGAGGCGTCGTACATCACCGGCGCGCACTTGGCCGTCGATGGCGGCTTTCTCGCCTAG
- a CDS encoding ATP-grasp domain-containing protein, with translation MPKVLLLSRQPLSKRPLQDWLDDTSSVVLFTTPKAVAGSEAELAEHFPRHRLVEDYHGWSALRAAESAARAHGVELVASTSEHDVLRAARLRERLGVPGQGVASALAHRDKVVMKRFAVEAGVPVPAFVAIDDPLDLLDFVEAHGFPVVVKPRDGAGASGVSVLSCDDDLDEFLGRQGDVPHLPGQWMAESFVRGDFFHVDGVMVDGRILHGWPSQYNGGVAERVRDSTCLSSVLLAPEDPRNTLLMGLTADVIAALPRCEEPLVFHLEAWIRADGQPVFCEIASRSGGALVAETYERAFGVHLAKEGLRVQCGDDLTLTEQPAAPRSAYGWILVPPGHGKLVGPSESCPIPGVEIVTQLAAGTERDGLAHATDAALGATVFGDTPDQVDKRMTQLVDWWRLNTSWVGES, from the coding sequence ATGCCCAAGGTGCTTCTGCTGTCCCGGCAGCCGCTGTCCAAGCGGCCGCTGCAGGACTGGCTGGACGACACGTCGTCGGTCGTCCTGTTCACCACGCCCAAGGCGGTGGCCGGGTCGGAGGCCGAGCTGGCCGAGCACTTCCCGCGGCACCGGCTGGTCGAGGACTACCACGGCTGGTCGGCGCTGCGGGCCGCCGAGTCGGCCGCCCGCGCGCACGGCGTGGAGCTGGTGGCCAGCACCAGTGAGCACGACGTGCTGCGGGCGGCCCGGCTGCGGGAGCGGCTGGGCGTGCCCGGGCAGGGCGTCGCGTCCGCGTTGGCCCATCGGGACAAGGTCGTGATGAAGCGGTTCGCGGTCGAGGCCGGGGTGCCGGTGCCGGCCTTCGTCGCCATCGATGACCCGCTCGATCTGCTCGATTTCGTTGAAGCGCATGGCTTTCCCGTAGTGGTCAAGCCGCGCGACGGTGCCGGCGCCTCGGGCGTGAGCGTGCTGTCTTGCGACGATGATCTTGACGAGTTCCTTGGCCGGCAAGGGGATGTGCCGCACCTGCCCGGGCAGTGGATGGCGGAGTCCTTCGTGCGCGGGGACTTCTTCCACGTGGACGGGGTCATGGTCGACGGCCGGATCCTGCATGGCTGGCCGTCGCAGTACAACGGTGGCGTGGCCGAGCGGGTCCGCGACTCGACGTGCTTGAGCAGTGTTCTACTGGCTCCCGAGGACCCGCGAAATACGCTGCTCATGGGGTTGACCGCGGACGTCATCGCGGCGCTGCCCCGCTGCGAGGAACCGTTGGTGTTTCACCTGGAGGCGTGGATCCGGGCCGACGGCCAGCCGGTGTTCTGCGAGATCGCCAGCCGTTCCGGCGGGGCGCTGGTCGCGGAGACGTACGAGCGGGCCTTCGGTGTGCACCTGGCCAAGGAGGGGTTGCGCGTGCAGTGTGGCGACGACCTCACCCTGACGGAGCAGCCGGCCGCGCCGCGATCGGCCTACGGCTGGATTCTGGTGCCGCCCGGTCACGGCAAGCTGGTCGGGCCTTCGGAATCCTGCCCGATTCCGGGCGTGGAGATCGTCACGCAGCTGGCCGCCGGCACGGAGCGTGACGGCCTGGCCCATGCCACCGACGCCGCCCTCGGCGCGACTGTCTTCGGCGACACGCCCGATCAGGTGGACAAGCGGATGACCCAGTTGGTGGACTGGTGGCGGCTGAACACGAGCTGGGTGGGGGAGTCGTGA
- a CDS encoding SDR family NAD(P)-dependent oxidoreductase: MTQTWFITGSSRGFGRQLVIAALEAGDQVAATARRPEQLDDLVQKYGDRVLPLALDVTDRAAAVAALDATVARFGRVDVVVNNAGYANIAPVETASEEDFRRQFDTNFWGVYNVSTAAIPVLKTQGAGTIVQFSSIGGRVGGTPGLGSYQAAKFAVDGFTRVLATELAPLGVRFLVVEPAGFATDWAGASMAVHDIAPEYAATVGAMAGGLDRPELSAGDPRRAGEILVRVVKNPELPSHLLLGAGAVTSAQAYSRGQLAEAEAWAAVSRSADFDQEHPVELPFGAQQ, translated from the coding sequence ATGACACAGACATGGTTCATCACCGGATCGTCCCGGGGCTTCGGCCGCCAGCTCGTGATCGCCGCACTGGAGGCCGGCGACCAGGTCGCCGCCACCGCGCGGCGGCCGGAACAGCTCGACGATCTCGTGCAGAAGTACGGGGACCGCGTCCTGCCGCTGGCCCTGGACGTGACCGACCGGGCCGCGGCGGTGGCCGCCCTCGATGCGACGGTCGCCCGGTTCGGCCGGGTCGACGTCGTGGTCAACAACGCCGGCTACGCGAACATCGCGCCGGTGGAGACGGCGTCCGAAGAGGACTTCCGGCGGCAGTTCGACACCAACTTCTGGGGCGTGTACAACGTTTCCACCGCGGCGATCCCGGTGCTGAAGACCCAGGGCGCGGGCACGATCGTGCAGTTCTCGTCGATCGGCGGCCGGGTCGGCGGGACGCCGGGGCTCGGGTCGTACCAGGCGGCGAAGTTCGCGGTGGACGGTTTCACCCGGGTGCTGGCCACTGAGCTTGCGCCCCTTGGGGTTCGCTTTCTCGTGGTGGAGCCGGCCGGGTTCGCCACCGACTGGGCCGGCGCGTCCATGGCGGTTCACGACATCGCCCCCGAGTACGCGGCGACCGTCGGCGCGATGGCCGGCGGCCTCGACCGGCCCGAGCTGTCGGCCGGGGATCCCCGCCGGGCCGGGGAAATCCTGGTGCGGGTGGTGAAGAACCCGGAGCTGCCATCGCATCTGCTGCTCGGGGCCGGGGCCGTGACGAGCGCGCAGGCGTATTCACGTGGGCAGCTCGCGGAGGCCGAGGCGTGGGCGGCGGTGAGCCGGTCGGCCGACTTCGACCAGGAGCACCCGGTGGAACTCCCGTTTGGAGCACAGCAATGA
- a CDS encoding TetR family transcriptional regulator has translation MTQRARSVTAKQGRERAILDAARVLAAERSVREVTLTDIAAAVGLHKSAMLRYFETREQIFLLITAEAWQEWAAAVRETLAVADRDDVPAILARSFVSRPLFCDLLGQAPMNLERNVSLDAVHQFKTIVLGEIATVRKSLRQLGISERGAALLTTTGSSMAGALWQMAAPGTRLREFYQSHPDLGHAVVDVEPQLTDILTAILNGAAS, from the coding sequence ATGACACAGCGTGCACGAAGCGTGACGGCGAAGCAGGGGCGCGAGCGGGCCATCCTGGATGCCGCCCGTGTTCTCGCCGCCGAGCGCAGCGTGCGCGAGGTGACCCTCACCGACATCGCCGCCGCTGTCGGCCTGCACAAATCGGCCATGCTTCGCTACTTCGAGACGCGCGAGCAGATCTTCCTGCTGATCACCGCCGAGGCCTGGCAGGAGTGGGCGGCTGCTGTCCGTGAGACATTGGCCGTTGCCGACCGTGACGACGTCCCGGCGATCTTGGCGCGCTCGTTCGTGTCCCGGCCGCTGTTCTGCGACCTGCTCGGTCAGGCCCCGATGAACCTGGAACGCAACGTGTCCCTCGACGCCGTCCACCAGTTCAAGACCATCGTGCTCGGCGAGATCGCCACCGTACGGAAATCGTTGCGACAACTGGGGATCAGCGAGCGCGGCGCGGCGCTGCTCACCACCACCGGGTCGAGCATGGCCGGCGCGCTGTGGCAGATGGCGGCGCCCGGCACGCGCTTGCGCGAGTTCTACCAGTCCCATCCCGATCTCGGCCATGCCGTCGTCGACGTCGAACCGCAGCTGACCGACATCCTCACCGCGATCTTGAACGGCGCGGCCTCGTGA
- a CDS encoding ATP-grasp domain-containing protein yields the protein MTTEHVLVVGTGREFPARFRETGAETSVIVRVESLHKVREPALNRRVIGVRADAPDEEWVALAAAAHAVHPFTRIATVGEREQDRCAAIGAALELYTHSVETVALVHDKLRMREKLADLGVDSTAFVFADAESDVLAFFRANGPCVVKPIEGAGSAGVALVRAAEDVPAAWVRASGSHEGIPAAGVIVEQFHDGDQYSVEGFAEAGEHVTVSVTRKYSDPLTFVELGHVAPAPLTAAERSAIEEYTNRVLAALGVEFGPTHTEIVLGADGPRLIETHVRFGGDDIPSLTLDVTGVDLADCVVRQTLGEKVLPSIRSSSGQGSSAIWFAALAGSGVLESVSGQDEASAVEGVTSVQLLAKPGAVLDGLASSESRVAQVRAVADRPADAVAAAREGVRRLGFLVRAKAHDGATV from the coding sequence GTGACAACGGAGCATGTTCTCGTCGTCGGCACGGGCCGGGAGTTCCCGGCCCGCTTCCGCGAAACCGGTGCCGAGACCTCGGTGATCGTGCGGGTCGAGTCGCTGCACAAGGTGCGCGAGCCGGCCTTGAATCGGCGAGTCATCGGCGTGCGGGCGGATGCACCCGATGAGGAGTGGGTGGCCCTGGCCGCGGCGGCGCACGCCGTGCATCCGTTCACTCGCATCGCGACCGTGGGTGAGCGGGAGCAGGACCGCTGCGCGGCGATCGGGGCGGCGCTGGAGTTATACACGCACAGTGTGGAGACCGTGGCGTTGGTGCACGACAAGCTGCGCATGCGCGAGAAGTTGGCCGATCTTGGCGTCGACTCGACGGCTTTTGTCTTTGCTGACGCCGAAAGTGACGTGCTGGCCTTCTTCCGGGCTAATGGACCCTGTGTGGTGAAGCCGATCGAGGGCGCCGGCAGTGCCGGGGTGGCGCTGGTTCGTGCTGCCGAGGACGTTCCGGCGGCGTGGGTGCGGGCCAGCGGTTCGCACGAGGGCATTCCGGCGGCCGGCGTGATCGTCGAGCAGTTCCATGACGGGGACCAGTACAGCGTCGAGGGGTTCGCCGAGGCCGGCGAGCACGTGACCGTGTCGGTGACGCGGAAGTATTCCGATCCGTTGACCTTCGTCGAGCTCGGACACGTCGCCCCGGCGCCGCTGACGGCTGCGGAGCGCTCGGCTATCGAGGAGTACACGAACCGTGTGCTGGCCGCCCTCGGCGTCGAATTCGGTCCCACGCACACGGAAATCGTGCTGGGCGCTGACGGTCCTCGACTGATCGAGACCCACGTTCGCTTCGGCGGGGACGACATTCCCTCGCTGACCCTGGATGTCACCGGCGTCGACCTGGCGGATTGTGTTGTGCGGCAGACACTCGGCGAGAAGGTGCTGCCGTCGATCCGTTCTTCGTCCGGGCAGGGCAGTTCGGCGATCTGGTTCGCCGCGTTGGCCGGATCCGGTGTCCTGGAGAGCGTTTCCGGGCAGGACGAGGCTTCGGCGGTCGAGGGCGTGACCTCTGTGCAGCTGCTGGCCAAGCCCGGCGCTGTGTTGGACGGGCTGGCGTCGTCGGAGTCCCGGGTCGCGCAGGTGCGAGCCGTCGCGGATAGGCCAGCTGATGCCGTTGCGGCGGCGCGGGAAGGCGTGCGGCGGCTGGGATTCCTGGTGCGGGCCAAGGCCCACGACGGCGCGACCGTCTGA
- a CDS encoding RraA family protein, which yields MSFKDVPPTTLADILGRQQVMDIGIRPLWTGAPRVAGPAFTVKCAPGDNLMLHAAIYRAEPGSVIVVESGDLDYALAGGNVCAVAHRRGVAAFVVDGLIRDLGEVREDGFPVFGRGVIPIPGTKKEVRPLGGQVTVGGVRINPGDIVVADEEGVVVVPGDRQDEVLAQAQAKLAKEAAETLDDWEQAHRARIDKTLADNGFVG from the coding sequence ATGAGCTTCAAGGACGTCCCGCCGACCACCCTGGCCGACATCCTCGGTCGCCAGCAGGTGATGGACATCGGCATCCGTCCACTGTGGACGGGTGCGCCGCGGGTGGCCGGTCCGGCGTTCACGGTGAAGTGCGCGCCCGGCGACAACCTCATGCTGCACGCCGCGATCTACCGCGCCGAGCCGGGTTCGGTGATCGTGGTGGAGTCCGGCGACCTGGACTACGCGCTGGCCGGCGGCAACGTGTGCGCGGTCGCGCACCGCCGCGGCGTCGCCGCGTTCGTGGTCGACGGCCTGATCCGCGACCTCGGCGAGGTCCGCGAGGACGGCTTCCCGGTGTTCGGCCGGGGCGTCATCCCGATTCCGGGCACCAAGAAGGAGGTCCGGCCGCTGGGCGGCCAGGTCACCGTCGGCGGCGTGCGGATCAACCCCGGCGACATCGTGGTGGCCGACGAGGAAGGTGTCGTCGTGGTGCCGGGCGACCGGCAGGACGAGGTCCTCGCGCAGGCGCAGGCCAAGCTGGCCAAGGAAGCCGCCGAGACCCTGGACGACTGGGAGCAGGCGCACCGGGCCCGCATCGACAAAACGTTGGCGGACAACGGCTTCGTGGGCTGA